From the genome of Thermoflexus hugenholtzii, one region includes:
- a CDS encoding NUDIX hydrolase: MDYIRWLRERIGPEPVWLVYATALIVDEAGRILLQRRADFEAWGLPGGVMEPGESLLQALHREVREETGLSIRVERLIGLYTSPEFMVRYPNGDVVHPVTACFLARPAGGTLRPDGRESLALDWVSLAELPPLPPWYAAMIADFRRHDPAAAFRTGAPGRLASRPGETIRRLRARVGSAPLVVPATSAVIFNDRGEILLQRREDNGEWGLPGGIMEIGERIDQTLVREVWEETGLEVEPLRLTGLYTDPAWTFTYPNGDRSQPVVACFEARIIGGHLQADGAESLEVGFFPPDRLPEPLDLRWRIRIEDARAGLPGAVVR; this comes from the coding sequence ATGGATTACATCCGCTGGCTACGGGAGCGGATCGGCCCGGAGCCGGTCTGGCTGGTCTACGCGACCGCCCTCATCGTCGACGAGGCCGGACGGATCCTGCTGCAGCGCCGGGCCGACTTCGAGGCCTGGGGGCTCCCCGGCGGGGTGATGGAGCCCGGCGAGTCCCTCCTCCAGGCCCTCCACCGGGAGGTCCGGGAGGAGACCGGCCTCTCCATCCGCGTGGAGCGATTGATCGGCCTCTACACGTCCCCGGAGTTTATGGTGCGCTACCCGAACGGCGACGTCGTCCACCCGGTGACCGCTTGCTTTCTGGCCCGTCCCGCAGGGGGCACCCTGCGCCCGGACGGACGGGAATCCCTGGCCCTGGACTGGGTGTCCCTGGCGGAGCTGCCGCCCCTTCCCCCCTGGTATGCGGCGATGATCGCCGATTTCCGTCGCCACGATCCCGCCGCCGCCTTTCGGACCGGCGCCCCCGGCCGCCTCGCTTCACGACCGGGCGAGACCATCCGGCGCCTGCGGGCGCGGGTGGGCTCCGCCCCCCTGGTCGTCCCCGCCACCAGCGCGGTGATCTTCAACGATCGGGGGGAGATCCTCCTCCAGCGCCGCGAGGACAACGGGGAATGGGGCCTCCCCGGGGGGATCATGGAGATCGGCGAGCGCATCGATCAAACCCTGGTCCGGGAGGTGTGGGAGGAAACCGGCCTGGAGGTGGAGCCCCTCCGCCTGACCGGCCTCTATACGGATCCGGCGTGGACGTTCACCTACCCGAACGGGGATCGCTCCCAGCCGGTGGTGGCTTGCTTCGAGGCGCGCATCATCGGAGGGCACCTCCAGGCCGATGGAGCGGAATCCCTGGAGGTGGGGTTCTTCCCGCCGGATCGACTGCCGGAGCCCCTGGATCTTCGCTGGCGGATCCGCATCGAGGACGCGCGCGCCGGGCTCCCCGGCGCCGTGGTCCGTTGA
- a CDS encoding metallophosphoesterase has protein sequence MRVWKRIGFGLLLLGALAFADPRGSAGDRAPQAPTPTPSVRFAVIGDYGQAGPAAEAVARLVRGWNPDFIVTTGDNNYPRGEARTIDANIGQYYHTFIAPYRGRYGPGADRNRFFPVLGNHDWAAAGARPYLEYFDLPGNERYYDVRWGPVHLFLLDSDPHEPDGITADSRQARWLAERLKASDAPWRLVVMHHPPYSSGLHGSTPALQWPFAAWGVAAVLAGHDHVYERIERDGVLYFVNGLGGHPARYPFRAPVPGSRVRYWAQHGAMRVEANACRITFEFITVDGRRIDAVTRLHPACGGTSLRASGSLRLDGGRLPR, from the coding sequence ATGCGCGTGTGGAAGCGAATAGGGTTCGGGCTGCTCCTGCTCGGGGCGCTGGCCTTCGCCGATCCCCGTGGTTCGGCGGGGGATCGAGCGCCCCAAGCCCCGACACCGACCCCATCCGTGCGCTTCGCCGTGATCGGCGACTACGGGCAGGCCGGTCCGGCCGCCGAGGCCGTGGCCCGGCTGGTCCGCGGCTGGAATCCCGATTTCATCGTCACCACCGGGGACAACAACTACCCGCGCGGGGAAGCTCGGACCATCGATGCGAACATCGGGCAGTATTACCACACGTTCATCGCCCCTTACCGGGGCCGCTACGGCCCGGGCGCCGACCGCAACCGCTTCTTCCCCGTCCTGGGCAACCACGACTGGGCGGCCGCCGGCGCGCGGCCCTATCTCGAATATTTCGACCTGCCCGGCAACGAGCGTTATTACGACGTCCGCTGGGGTCCGGTGCACCTGTTCCTCCTGGACAGCGATCCTCACGAGCCCGACGGGATCACCGCGGACTCCCGCCAGGCCCGCTGGCTGGCGGAACGATTGAAGGCCTCCGATGCGCCGTGGCGCCTCGTGGTGATGCATCACCCCCCTTACTCCTCGGGCCTGCACGGCTCCACCCCCGCCCTCCAGTGGCCCTTCGCCGCCTGGGGGGTCGCCGCCGTCCTCGCCGGGCACGACCACGTCTACGAACGGATCGAACGGGACGGGGTCCTCTACTTTGTCAACGGGCTGGGCGGCCATCCCGCTCGTTACCCTTTCCGCGCCCCGGTCCCCGGCAGCCGGGTTCGCTATTGGGCCCAGCATGGGGCGATGCGGGTGGAGGCGAACGCGTGCCGGATCACCTTCGAGTTCATCACGGTGGACGGCCGCCGCATCGATGCGGTGACCCGTCTCCATCCGGCGTGCGGGGGCACGAGCCTCCGCGCCTCCGGGTCGCTCCGTCTTGACGGAGGAAGGCTCCCACGGTAA
- a CDS encoding alpha/beta fold hydrolase: MKSKIRKRWTSGVLLFLTLILAVAISSLYFYFKLTHRVVGQYVEVNNIHLHYTDEGAGEPVILVHGFATNADLNWRLPGIHNELKAHFRVIAMDLRGHGLSDKPHSPEAYGLEMVKDIAALMDELGIQSAHLVGYSLGGFLVLKFAVLYPQRVRTLSIMGAGWANPEERDFQQSLEAIAQQLRAGRAIGPLSAAWPEARRKPGVLHTTFVMLMTRYFNDPLALAAMVEALPEIAVSREDLAHLRVPICVIVGERDPLRGSAENLCANVPCTFILIPGADHVTAPFSQTLRDSLVKCLLYKSMETTRN, translated from the coding sequence ATGAAGAGCAAAATCCGGAAGCGCTGGACTTCGGGAGTCTTGCTGTTCTTAACTTTGATTCTAGCGGTCGCAATAAGCTCCCTCTACTTTTACTTCAAGCTAACCCACCGTGTAGTCGGCCAATATGTGGAAGTCAACAACATCCACCTTCATTATACGGATGAGGGAGCAGGGGAGCCCGTTATCTTAGTCCATGGATTCGCTACCAACGCTGATTTAAACTGGCGGTTGCCTGGAATTCACAATGAACTTAAAGCTCATTTTCGAGTGATCGCCATGGACTTGCGCGGGCATGGCTTGAGCGATAAGCCCCATAGCCCAGAGGCCTATGGTTTGGAGATGGTGAAAGACATCGCCGCGTTGATGGATGAATTGGGGATCCAAAGCGCTCACCTGGTCGGTTATTCGCTCGGAGGCTTCCTCGTCCTGAAATTTGCCGTGTTGTATCCCCAGCGGGTGCGTACCCTTAGCATAATGGGCGCAGGATGGGCCAATCCTGAAGAAAGGGATTTTCAACAGTCCCTGGAAGCTATCGCTCAGCAGCTCCGGGCAGGCCGGGCGATTGGACCTCTCAGCGCTGCTTGGCCCGAGGCTCGACGTAAGCCTGGGGTTCTCCATACCACATTCGTTATGCTGATGACACGCTATTTCAACGATCCTCTGGCACTAGCTGCCATGGTGGAAGCTTTGCCCGAAATTGCTGTATCTCGAGAAGATTTGGCCCATTTGAGGGTTCCGATTTGCGTCATAGTTGGCGAACGGGATCCCTTAAGGGGATCCGCAGAGAACCTCTGCGCCAATGTGCCCTGCACGTTCATCCTCATACCAGGAGCGGATCATGTAACAGCTCCTTTTAGCCAAACTCTCCGAGATTCGTTGGTGAAATGCCTTCTCTATAAAAGCATGGAGACAACTCGTAACTAA
- a CDS encoding YggT family protein, whose amino-acid sequence MSGNWISLVDALVNLYVLLIVVYVFTSWIGMDPWHPARRLLGGLVEPVLNPLRRYIPPVGGLDFTPLVAILLIELAGRLLKALLAGGL is encoded by the coding sequence ATGTCCGGAAACTGGATCTCACTGGTGGACGCCCTGGTCAACCTCTACGTCCTGCTGATCGTGGTCTACGTGTTCACTTCGTGGATCGGCATGGACCCGTGGCATCCGGCTCGCCGTCTTCTGGGAGGTCTGGTGGAGCCGGTGCTGAATCCGCTGCGGCGTTACATCCCCCCGGTCGGCGGACTGGACTTCACGCCCCTGGTGGCCATCCTGCTCATCGAGCTGGCCGGCCGGCTCCTCAAGGCGCTGCTGGCCGGAGGGCTCTGA